The proteins below are encoded in one region of Candidatus Hydrogenedentota bacterium:
- a CDS encoding SDR family oxidoreductase: MKILVAGGAGYVGSVLAPLLMERGHEVLVADQCWFGNHLPPSVPLLETDLFAMDDAAMAGFDRVIFLAGLSNDPMAEYDPAMNFVQNGALPAYLAFRAKQAGVRRFVYGSSCSVYGYTLDRLYDEDAPVTCPYPYGISKLQGERGVLQMCDDTFSVVALRQGTVNGHSPRMRFDLIVNTMYKSAVTTGRITVNHPAIWRPLIDVRDTAEAFILAAGADDAVSGVFNVAKDNYTVGEVAGLVRDAVRGLTGGEVEIETHHRQDFRNYKVDCTQARAVLGFNPQYDVPDMVQSLHAHRAEYGDLEEEGYYNIRVFRKRHAGPQ, translated from the coding sequence ATGAAAATACTGGTTGCGGGCGGCGCGGGGTATGTGGGCTCCGTGCTCGCGCCCCTGCTGATGGAGCGCGGGCATGAGGTGCTGGTGGCGGACCAGTGCTGGTTCGGCAACCACCTGCCGCCGTCCGTGCCCCTGCTGGAGACGGACCTCTTCGCCATGGACGACGCGGCCATGGCCGGATTCGACCGGGTGATCTTCCTCGCGGGCCTCTCGAACGACCCCATGGCCGAGTACGACCCGGCCATGAACTTCGTCCAGAACGGCGCGCTGCCGGCCTATCTCGCCTTCCGCGCGAAGCAGGCGGGCGTGCGGCGCTTTGTCTACGGCTCCTCCTGCTCGGTCTACGGCTACACCCTGGACCGGCTCTACGACGAGGACGCGCCCGTGACCTGCCCCTACCCCTACGGCATCTCGAAGCTCCAGGGCGAGCGCGGCGTCCTCCAGATGTGCGACGACACGTTCTCCGTGGTCGCCCTGCGCCAGGGCACCGTCAACGGGCACAGCCCGCGCATGCGCTTCGACCTCATCGTGAACACCATGTACAAGTCCGCCGTCACGACGGGCCGCATCACCGTGAACCACCCCGCCATCTGGCGGCCCCTGATTGACGTGCGCGACACGGCGGAGGCGTTCATCCTCGCCGCCGGTGCGGACGACGCCGTCAGCGGCGTCTTCAATGTCGCAAAGGACAACTACACCGTCGGCGAGGTCGCCGGACTGGTCCGGGACGCCGTGCGCGGACTCACGGGCGGGGAGGTGGAAATCGAGACGCACCACCGGCAGGATTTCCGAAACTACAAGGTGGACTGCACCCAGGCCCGCGCCGTGCTCGGATTCAACCCGCAGTATGATGTGCCCGACATGGTGCAAAGCCTCCACGCGCACCGCGCGGAATACGGCGACCTGGAGGAGGAGGGGTATTACAACATCCGCGTCTTCCGGAAACGCCACGCCGGGCCGCAATAG
- a CDS encoding glycosyltransferase, which yields MEYSSERCIPGRKGLEVLELEHRARYAAAADRVAGLRVLDLGSGAGYGAALFSETASFVLGLDISEEAVAFASENYGRENTRFIQADLTADDLPDRVRTVCPEPFELVTCFEVIEHLAQPQKLLRAVRELLAPDGVLLISTPNIDYPFDVEAVNPHHVTEYTLDEFRRCLETVFPHVTIVGQRVHLLSTVGCAPEEPVSFAHWRGGPADDTKYYLAVCGGPEASVAPPKLALLTGDAHLKVVHARLSEARRDLEAKTQRLKTVEAHLADLKRVKGEDVLAQLRRLQENNEALRRTVAAFRQQAEEDRRFTENNLRQMDKDREDARRQIEALSRESVQRQNQLRRELEGFKNHPAVRRLLRLRTPGLKLLGLLGLGPGGGKKKIKEITAGNAGPSPAVTLPEPERVDDPRPFGDILQDRRVSADGQSMPLLSEAALARLRAVLLARPQDTLVSVIMPAYNRAATLGRAVESVLAQSHENWELLIVDDGSEDETAAVANGYAAKCGKIRIITIPHGGVSAARDAGLREAQGDVVAYLDSDNRWLPDYLLFTVQALLESGAKTAYSALRVIDEDDNGAASHRARRFDLDALLKNNFIDINIYAHRRELFDELGGFDPELRRWVDWDVILRQTTRHYPVEIPAVLCEYFRREKLHQITLDEPQAYKFKVLNKHLINWPRLERELSGRVPGRVSIVIPVHNLPELTRDCVASIHSHSGGLDYEIVLVDNGSDPATAAMLASLAEHPRVRLVSNYENYMFSLGNNLGMADSTGEYLVLLNNDTRVYSGWLDPLIAPLRDDPDTGMTGPKLLYPDGTVQAAGLAFSDRSVIPYHIYRGMPGDAPCVNKRRAFQALTAACIAMRTADYIALGGLDPVYVNGCEDLDLCFKVTQRLGRRILYVPDSVVLHLESKTPGRAKGIRHNRMTFFERWGDAVRPDDQQYFAEDGYRVTGYTRHGNDPDGPTATYLPEIEGVAGETVSAPPPPEPAPERMLNVGIISIWHVRGVTLLARQLAGALDGPDIRTHILARWESEKFFDGPPVDHPRIFNGGDDPSPGDCVDWAKSNRLDAVLFVEVHPRDWKRVDALKAAGFRVFAYEHLDILRIEMLDRYNRFDGMVHSSFEAWRVFRRHHPRLPALVIPWGVPENLLPAPRGPRPAGQPLRFVHVAGWGGLNNRKNTDGLIRAWHRANPENAVLDLHTQAPADQYGPDCARILRDSRTIMLHEGTVENIHQAYAGADMLLWPSKREGLGLPIVEALACGLPALISDGYMMKQWLLPDIHGVVCPATAREGMMYLPELRVDENVLAEMIGALAAHPERVDALAERVRDDRELWLWTWQASVLRDQLRAWLEDGSAPDPALGYIPARLLDFEEERRRAFGES from the coding sequence ATGGAATACTCAAGCGAGCGATGCATTCCGGGCAGGAAGGGGCTCGAAGTGCTGGAATTGGAGCATCGGGCGCGCTATGCCGCCGCGGCGGACCGGGTGGCGGGACTTCGGGTGCTGGACTTGGGCTCCGGGGCGGGTTATGGCGCGGCCTTGTTTTCCGAAACAGCCTCTTTTGTGCTGGGGTTGGACATTTCGGAGGAGGCTGTGGCTTTCGCCTCGGAGAACTACGGGCGCGAAAACACCCGGTTTATCCAGGCGGACCTGACTGCGGACGACCTGCCGGACCGGGTCCGGACCGTTTGTCCGGAGCCTTTTGAGCTGGTCACCTGCTTCGAGGTCATCGAGCATCTGGCGCAGCCGCAGAAACTGCTCCGCGCCGTCAGGGAACTGCTCGCGCCGGACGGGGTGCTCCTCATTTCCACGCCGAACATAGACTATCCCTTCGATGTGGAGGCGGTGAATCCGCACCATGTCACCGAGTACACCCTGGACGAGTTCCGGCGCTGTCTGGAAACCGTTTTCCCCCATGTCACCATCGTCGGGCAGCGGGTGCACCTGCTTTCCACCGTGGGCTGCGCCCCGGAGGAGCCGGTCAGCTTTGCCCACTGGCGCGGCGGCCCGGCGGATGACACCAAATATTATCTGGCGGTCTGCGGCGGCCCGGAGGCGTCGGTTGCCCCGCCCAAACTGGCCCTGCTCACGGGCGACGCCCACCTGAAAGTCGTGCACGCGCGCCTGAGCGAGGCCCGGCGCGACCTGGAGGCGAAGACCCAGCGGCTCAAGACCGTGGAGGCGCACCTGGCCGACCTGAAACGGGTCAAGGGCGAGGACGTGCTGGCGCAGTTGCGCCGCCTGCAGGAGAATAATGAGGCACTGCGCCGGACTGTTGCGGCATTCCGGCAGCAGGCAGAGGAAGACCGGCGTTTCACGGAGAATAACCTGCGGCAGATGGACAAAGACCGCGAGGATGCGCGGCGGCAGATAGAGGCGCTGTCCCGCGAGTCGGTCCAGCGGCAAAACCAGCTCCGCCGCGAGCTGGAGGGGTTCAAGAACCATCCCGCCGTGCGGCGGCTGCTGCGCCTGCGGACACCGGGCCTGAAACTGCTCGGCCTGCTGGGCCTGGGACCCGGCGGGGGCAAAAAAAAAATTAAAGAAATAACCGCAGGCAACGCTGGACCATCCCCGGCGGTTACTCTTCCAGAGCCCGAGCGGGTGGACGACCCCCGGCCCTTCGGCGACATCCTCCAGGACCGGCGCGTCTCCGCAGACGGCCAGTCCATGCCCCTGCTATCGGAGGCCGCCCTGGCGCGCCTGCGCGCCGTCCTGCTGGCGCGCCCGCAGGACACCCTGGTCAGCGTCATCATGCCCGCCTACAACCGCGCCGCCACCCTGGGCCGCGCCGTGGAGAGCGTGCTCGCCCAATCCCACGAGAACTGGGAACTGCTCATCGTGGACGACGGCAGCGAGGACGAAACGGCGGCGGTCGCCAACGGATACGCGGCGAAGTGCGGGAAAATCCGCATCATCACCATCCCCCACGGCGGGGTTTCCGCCGCGCGCGACGCGGGCCTGCGCGAGGCCCAGGGCGATGTGGTCGCCTATCTGGACTCGGACAACCGCTGGCTGCCGGACTATCTCCTTTTCACCGTGCAGGCCCTGCTGGAGTCCGGCGCGAAAACCGCCTACTCCGCCCTGCGTGTCATAGACGAGGACGACAACGGGGCGGCCAGCCACCGCGCGCGGCGCTTTGACCTCGACGCCCTGCTGAAGAACAACTTCATTGACATCAACATCTACGCGCACCGCCGGGAACTTTTCGACGAGCTCGGCGGCTTTGACCCCGAACTGCGCCGCTGGGTGGACTGGGATGTGATCCTGCGGCAGACCACCCGCCATTATCCCGTGGAAATCCCCGCCGTGCTCTGCGAGTATTTCCGCAGGGAGAAACTCCATCAAATAACCCTGGACGAGCCGCAGGCCTACAAGTTCAAGGTGCTCAACAAGCACCTGATCAACTGGCCGAGGCTGGAGCGGGAACTGTCCGGGCGCGTGCCGGGGCGCGTCTCCATCGTCATCCCCGTGCACAACCTTCCCGAACTCACCCGCGACTGCGTCGCGTCCATTCATTCCCACAGCGGCGGCTTGGATTACGAAATCGTGCTGGTGGACAACGGCAGTGATCCGGCCACCGCGGCCATGCTGGCGTCCCTCGCGGAGCACCCGCGTGTGCGGCTGGTGTCCAACTATGAGAACTACATGTTCTCCCTCGGCAACAACCTGGGCATGGCCGACTCCACGGGCGAGTACCTGGTCCTGCTGAACAACGACACCCGTGTCTATTCCGGCTGGCTCGATCCGCTCATCGCCCCCCTGCGCGACGACCCGGACACCGGCATGACCGGCCCGAAACTGCTCTACCCCGACGGCACGGTCCAGGCCGCCGGGCTGGCCTTCTCGGACCGCTCCGTCATCCCCTACCACATTTACCGGGGGATGCCCGGTGACGCGCCCTGCGTCAACAAGCGGCGCGCTTTTCAGGCGCTCACCGCCGCCTGCATCGCCATGCGGACGGCGGACTACATCGCCCTGGGCGGCCTGGACCCGGTGTATGTCAACGGCTGCGAGGACCTGGACCTCTGCTTCAAAGTGACGCAACGCCTGGGCAGGCGGATTCTGTATGTCCCCGACTCGGTGGTGCTTCACCTGGAAAGCAAGACCCCCGGACGGGCAAAGGGCATCCGCCACAACCGCATGACCTTTTTCGAGCGGTGGGGAGACGCCGTCCGTCCCGACGACCAGCAGTATTTCGCGGAGGACGGCTACCGGGTGACCGGTTACACCAGGCACGGCAACGACCCGGACGGCCCCACGGCCACCTACCTGCCCGAGATCGAGGGGGTGGCCGGGGAAACCGTGTCCGCGCCCCCGCCCCCGGAACCCGCCCCGGAGCGCATGCTGAATGTCGGCATCATAAGCATTTGGCATGTGCGCGGCGTGACCCTTCTGGCCAGGCAACTGGCCGGCGCGCTCGACGGTCCGGACATCCGCACGCACATTCTGGCGCGGTGGGAGTCGGAGAAGTTCTTCGACGGCCCGCCGGTGGACCATCCCCGCATTTTCAACGGCGGCGACGACCCGTCCCCCGGCGACTGTGTGGACTGGGCAAAGTCAAACCGTCTGGACGCGGTGCTGTTCGTGGAGGTGCACCCCCGCGACTGGAAGCGCGTGGACGCCCTGAAGGCCGCCGGGTTCCGCGTGTTCGCCTATGAGCACCTGGACATCCTCCGCATTGAGATGCTGGACCGCTACAACCGCTTCGACGGGATGGTCCACAGCAGTTTCGAGGCGTGGCGCGTGTTCCGCAGGCACCATCCGCGCCTGCCCGCACTGGTCATCCCCTGGGGCGTTCCGGAAAACCTGCTGCCCGCGCCCCGCGGACCGCGCCCCGCCGGGCAGCCGCTACGCTTTGTTCATGTCGCGGGGTGGGGCGGCCTGAACAACCGCAAGAACACGGACGGGCTCATCCGGGCATGGCACCGGGCCAACCCGGAAAACGCCGTGCTGGACCTGCACACCCAGGCGCCCGCGGACCAGTACGGCCCGGACTGCGCCCGCATCCTGCGCGACTCCAGGACCATCATGCTTCATGAGGGCACGGTGGAGAACATCCACCAGGCCTATGCCGGGGCGGACATGCTCCTGTGGCCCTCCAAACGCGAGGGGCTCGGGCTGCCCATCGTCGAGGCGCTGGCCTGCGGCCTGCCGGCCCTCATCTCCGACGGCTACATGATGAAACAGTGGCTGCTGCCCGACATTCACGGCGTGGTGTGCCCCGCCACGGCGCGGGAGGGTATGATGTACCTGCCCGAGTTGCGGGTGGACGAGAATGTCCTGGCGGAGATGATAGGCGCCCTGGCGGCGCACCCGGAGCGCGTGGACGCCCTCGCGGAACGGGTCCGCGACGACCGGGAACTCTGGCTGTGGACCTGGCAGGCGTCGGTTCTGCGGGACCAGCTCCGCGCCTGGCTCGAGGACGGCAGCGCGCCGGACCCCGCGCTCGGCTACATCCCCGCGCGGCTGCTGGATTTTGAAGAGGAACGCCGCAGGGCGTTCGGCGAATCATGA